A stretch of Myceligenerans xiligouense DNA encodes these proteins:
- a CDS encoding immune inhibitor A domain-containing protein translates to MNPRISAAGAGAALLLTGALVPVSAAAAPGAAEPDPATLAQQREDDRPDALAQKQRERKQEAVEMVATGEAKVTTRGKGDRRSRVVKIAPGEYVEYGAQETSQLFSILVEFGDGDGSPYFPDSPAGPLHNEIPEPSANDNSTYWESDFSRDHFMDMFFHGDANGESFHDVYDEMSSGRFDLQGDVSDWVTVPNRASYYGGGSAAGDETGETMTAFIQDAADAWYEQQIASGKTHDEVVEYLQSFDVWDRYDADGDGIINEPDGYIDHFQAIHAGEGEEAGAPPWAIWSHRWAVNQGGLWEDGPAEFPKLGGVKIGDTDIWIRDYTTEPENGGLGVFAHEFGHDLGLPDYYDTSGGENGTGFWNLMSSGSWLGHGDGHIGGTPNHMGATEKMFLGWLDYETVEADASGKVNLGPAFHATTRPQAALVNLPDGTESIEVGVDPIDGKYAYSDTGNNMNATFASPEFVVPAGGQLSAQVNYEIEEGYDYAFVDVTTDGGATWTALSTSESSDEDPNGTNPGGGIDGSSGGWTELTADLSAHAGETAQIRFRYTSDGGVNERGLVVDTVAVGDALVEDFEDASDWTGDFKIATDGAYDATFSHYYLAEHRVYGGYDVTLKEGPYNFGWTESNPNRVEHFPYQDGLLIWYVNGLYGDNNTATHPGHGQALPVDADATPLKFSDGTIARNRIQSYDATFGLQRKDRLFLHSEAGDAPATLRTPWWSRQTRTFDDSDPYAYYDESNPGHSVIVGGTGTSIKVLWQNSRNGHMTIKVDRS, encoded by the coding sequence ATGAATCCACGAATCAGCGCGGCGGGCGCCGGCGCGGCTCTGCTGCTCACCGGTGCGCTCGTGCCGGTCAGCGCCGCAGCCGCGCCGGGCGCCGCGGAGCCGGATCCGGCGACGCTCGCTCAGCAGCGGGAGGACGACCGTCCTGACGCGCTCGCTCAGAAGCAGCGTGAGCGGAAGCAGGAGGCGGTCGAGATGGTCGCCACCGGTGAGGCGAAGGTCACCACGCGCGGCAAGGGCGACCGGAGGTCCAGGGTCGTCAAGATCGCGCCGGGCGAGTACGTCGAGTACGGCGCCCAGGAGACCTCGCAGCTCTTCTCGATCCTGGTCGAGTTCGGCGACGGCGACGGGTCGCCCTACTTCCCCGACAGCCCGGCCGGGCCGCTGCACAACGAGATCCCGGAGCCCTCCGCGAACGACAACTCCACGTACTGGGAGAGCGACTTCTCGCGCGACCACTTCATGGACATGTTCTTCCACGGCGACGCGAACGGCGAGTCGTTCCACGACGTCTACGACGAGATGTCGTCAGGCCGCTTCGACCTCCAGGGTGACGTGTCCGACTGGGTCACCGTGCCGAACCGCGCGTCGTACTACGGCGGCGGCAGCGCGGCGGGCGACGAGACCGGCGAGACCATGACCGCGTTCATCCAGGACGCGGCGGACGCCTGGTACGAGCAGCAGATCGCCTCCGGCAAGACGCACGACGAGGTCGTCGAGTACCTCCAGTCCTTCGACGTGTGGGACCGGTACGACGCCGACGGTGACGGCATCATCAACGAGCCCGACGGCTACATCGACCACTTCCAGGCGATCCACGCCGGCGAGGGCGAGGAGGCCGGCGCTCCGCCGTGGGCCATCTGGTCGCACCGCTGGGCGGTCAACCAGGGCGGTCTCTGGGAGGACGGCCCGGCGGAGTTCCCGAAGCTGGGCGGCGTCAAGATCGGTGACACCGACATCTGGATCCGTGACTACACGACCGAGCCGGAGAACGGCGGCCTCGGCGTGTTCGCGCACGAGTTCGGCCACGACCTCGGCCTGCCGGACTACTACGACACCTCCGGCGGCGAGAACGGCACCGGATTCTGGAACCTCATGAGCTCCGGCTCGTGGCTGGGCCACGGCGACGGCCACATCGGTGGCACCCCGAACCACATGGGCGCCACCGAGAAGATGTTCCTCGGCTGGCTGGACTACGAGACCGTCGAGGCGGACGCCTCCGGCAAGGTCAACCTCGGCCCGGCGTTCCACGCCACCACCCGGCCGCAGGCGGCGCTCGTGAACCTGCCGGACGGCACGGAGAGCATCGAGGTGGGCGTCGACCCGATCGACGGCAAGTACGCCTACTCCGACACCGGCAACAACATGAACGCCACCTTCGCGTCACCCGAGTTCGTGGTGCCCGCCGGCGGCCAGCTGTCCGCCCAGGTCAACTACGAGATCGAGGAGGGCTACGACTACGCCTTCGTCGACGTCACCACCGACGGCGGCGCGACCTGGACCGCCCTCTCCACGAGCGAGTCCTCCGACGAGGACCCGAACGGCACCAACCCGGGCGGCGGCATCGACGGCTCGTCCGGCGGCTGGACCGAACTGACCGCCGACCTGTCGGCCCACGCCGGTGAGACGGCACAGATCCGGTTCCGCTACACCTCGGACGGCGGCGTCAACGAGCGCGGCCTCGTGGTCGACACCGTCGCCGTGGGTGACGCGCTCGTCGAGGACTTCGAGGACGCCTCCGACTGGACGGGCGACTTCAAGATCGCCACCGACGGCGCCTACGACGCGACGTTCTCGCACTACTACCTCGCCGAGCACCGGGTGTACGGCGGCTACGACGTCACGCTGAAGGAGGGCCCGTACAACTTCGGCTGGACCGAGTCCAACCCGAACCGCGTCGAGCACTTCCCCTACCAGGACGGCCTGCTGATCTGGTACGTGAACGGCCTGTACGGCGACAACAACACGGCCACCCACCCCGGCCACGGACAGGCCCTGCCCGTGGACGCCGACGCGACGCCGCTGAAGTTCTCGGACGGCACCATCGCCCGCAACCGGATCCAGTCGTACGACGCCACGTTCGGCCTGCAGCGGAAGGACCGGCTCTTCCTGCACAGCGAGGCCGGTGACGCCCCGGCGACCCTGCGTACCCCGTGGTGGTCGCGGCAGACCCGGACGTTCGACGACAGCGACCCGTACGCCTACTACGACGAGTCCAACCCGGGCCACTCGGTGATCGTCGGCGGCACGGGCACCAGCATCAAGGTGCTGTGGCAGAACAGCCGCAACGGCCACATGACGATCAAGGTCGACCGGTCCTGA
- a CDS encoding MFS transporter: MRSNLAPQAGPASSPEQGALQRRAVVALIALATSAFMFVTAENLPGGLLTIMARDLERTTSQIGLLVTAYAAVVVVATVPLAHLTRRFGRRAVLAGTTAVCAVGLTWSTFAVGYTDLLASRVVTALGQALFWAIVMPAAASMFPRDVRGKMIARLAIGNSLGPMLGVPFGTWLGQLTTWRTPFLVMAVISAVACAAILLTMPDASQARDDTSRGTHPDRRRFVVLLAVTLLLVTGAFAWITFITQFLLEVAGFEARWLSLLLLASGAAGLGGTLLAGLVLDRWPWWTLAGGAAGVAIFLLVLQFFGGAPGAAIVGMLLFGTTFSLVPPVAAHLAMQVAPGATEMATALSSAVFNIGIASGAALGAYVVASWGPQFVPLAGAAFVLAALALTLWDMRYVRRAARG; encoded by the coding sequence ATGCGATCGAACCTTGCACCCCAAGCCGGCCCGGCGTCCTCCCCGGAGCAGGGAGCTCTTCAGCGCCGCGCCGTCGTGGCGCTGATCGCGCTGGCCACGTCCGCGTTCATGTTCGTGACCGCGGAGAACCTCCCCGGCGGGCTGCTCACGATCATGGCCCGCGATCTGGAGCGCACCACCTCCCAGATCGGCCTGCTCGTGACCGCGTACGCGGCCGTCGTCGTCGTCGCGACCGTGCCGCTCGCCCATCTGACCCGGCGGTTCGGCCGGCGCGCCGTGCTCGCGGGGACGACGGCGGTCTGCGCGGTCGGGCTCACGTGGTCGACGTTCGCCGTCGGCTACACGGACCTGCTGGCCTCACGGGTGGTGACGGCGCTCGGGCAGGCACTGTTCTGGGCGATCGTCATGCCCGCGGCCGCGAGCATGTTCCCCCGCGACGTGCGCGGCAAGATGATCGCGCGCCTGGCGATCGGGAACTCGCTCGGCCCCATGCTCGGAGTTCCCTTCGGCACGTGGCTCGGGCAACTGACCACCTGGCGCACGCCGTTCCTCGTCATGGCCGTGATCAGCGCCGTGGCCTGTGCGGCGATCCTGCTCACGATGCCGGACGCCTCGCAGGCCCGGGACGACACCTCCCGCGGCACGCACCCGGACCGGCGCCGCTTCGTGGTGCTGCTCGCGGTGACGCTCCTGCTCGTGACCGGAGCGTTCGCCTGGATCACGTTCATCACGCAGTTCCTGCTGGAGGTGGCCGGGTTCGAGGCTCGGTGGCTGTCGCTGCTGCTGCTGGCCAGCGGAGCCGCGGGCCTGGGCGGAACGCTGCTGGCGGGCCTGGTGCTGGACCGGTGGCCGTGGTGGACGCTCGCCGGCGGCGCGGCGGGAGTGGCGATATTCCTCCTGGTGCTCCAGTTCTTCGGCGGGGCGCCCGGGGCCGCGATCGTGGGCATGCTGCTCTTCGGAACGACCTTCAGCCTCGTCCCCCCGGTGGCGGCGCACCTGGCCATGCAGGTCGCGCCCGGGGCCACGGAGATGGCGACCGCCCTGTCCAGCGCGGTTTTCAACATCGGGATCGCCTCCGGCGCGGCGCTCGGCGCCTACGTCGTCGCCTCCTGGGGGCCGCAGTTCGTCCCGCTGGCGGGCGCAGCCTTCGTGCTCGCCGCCCTGGCCCTGACGCTCTGGGACATGCGATACGTCCGCCGGGCGGCTCGCGGGTAG
- a CDS encoding amino acid ABC transporter substrate-binding protein, which produces MTSIRAFATAATASIALLVLGACSSGGSDDDGGLGLVTGGTLTVATEGTYRPFSYHDDSGELVGYDVEVAEAVAEKLDLEIEFAETQWDAIFAGLDAGRFDTIANQVTITPEREEQYAFSAPYTVSRGAIVVTEDNADISSFEDLTGRTTAQSLTSNWRDLAEESGADIENVEGWAQSVALLRDGRVDATINDTLTYLDYVNENGESGLKIAAETDETSESAFVVTPEHEALAEEITGALDELRADGTLAELSEKYFGDDVSE; this is translated from the coding sequence ATGACCAGCATCCGTGCATTCGCCACAGCCGCCACCGCCTCGATCGCCCTCCTGGTGCTCGGCGCGTGCTCGTCCGGCGGCTCTGACGACGACGGAGGTCTGGGGCTGGTCACCGGCGGCACCCTGACGGTCGCGACCGAGGGCACCTACCGCCCGTTCAGCTACCACGACGACTCGGGTGAGCTCGTGGGGTACGACGTGGAGGTGGCGGAAGCCGTCGCGGAGAAGCTGGACCTCGAGATCGAGTTCGCCGAGACCCAGTGGGACGCGATCTTCGCCGGGCTCGACGCCGGCCGGTTCGACACCATCGCCAACCAGGTCACGATCACGCCGGAGCGCGAGGAGCAGTACGCGTTCAGCGCGCCCTACACGGTCTCGCGCGGCGCGATCGTCGTCACGGAGGACAACGCCGACATCAGCTCGTTCGAGGACCTGACGGGCAGGACGACGGCGCAGTCGCTGACGAGCAACTGGCGCGACCTCGCCGAGGAGTCCGGCGCGGACATCGAGAACGTCGAGGGCTGGGCGCAGTCCGTCGCACTGCTGCGGGACGGCCGCGTGGACGCCACCATCAACGACACGCTCACCTACCTCGACTACGTGAACGAGAACGGGGAGTCCGGGCTGAAGATCGCGGCCGAGACGGACGAGACCTCCGAGTCGGCGTTCGTGGTGACCCCGGAGCACGAGGCGCTCGCCGAGGAGATCACCGGAGCCCTCGACGAGCTCCGTGCGGACGGCACGCTCGCCGAGCTCAGCGAGAAGTACTTCGGCGACGACGTCTCCGAGTAA
- a CDS encoding amino acid ABC transporter permease, with the protein MDWELARDAFWPILSGGLTGTIPLTLVSFAIGLVIALFVALLRLSPNVVLAWIGTAYVSVIRGTPLLVQLFIVFYGLPNLGIVIDPWPSAIVAFSLNVGGYAAEIVRAAILSVPRGQWEAGYTVGMGTARTLRRIVLPQAARVSVPPLSNTFISLVKDTSLASTILVTEQFRRAQEIAASNSDEVILIYLEAALIYWIFCTVLAAGQTAIEKRLDRYVAH; encoded by the coding sequence GTGGACTGGGAACTCGCCCGGGACGCGTTCTGGCCCATCCTGTCCGGAGGGCTGACCGGAACGATCCCGCTCACGCTCGTCTCGTTCGCGATCGGCCTGGTGATCGCCCTGTTCGTGGCGCTGCTGCGCCTCTCGCCGAACGTCGTCCTGGCCTGGATCGGCACGGCCTACGTCTCGGTCATCCGCGGCACGCCGCTGCTGGTGCAGCTCTTCATCGTGTTCTACGGCCTGCCGAACCTGGGCATCGTCATCGACCCGTGGCCGAGCGCGATCGTCGCGTTCTCGCTGAACGTCGGCGGTTACGCCGCCGAGATCGTGCGGGCCGCCATCCTCTCCGTGCCGCGCGGGCAATGGGAGGCCGGGTACACGGTCGGCATGGGCACCGCGCGAACCCTGCGCAGGATCGTGCTGCCCCAGGCGGCGCGGGTGTCGGTGCCGCCGCTGTCGAACACCTTCATCTCACTGGTGAAGGACACCTCGCTGGCCTCGACCATCCTGGTGACCGAGCAGTTCCGCAGGGCGCAGGAGATCGCCGCGAGCAACTCCGACGAGGTCATTCTGATCTACCTCGAGGCGGCGCTGATCTACTGGATCTTCTGCACCGTCCTCGCGGCCGGGCAGACCGCGATCGAGAAGAGGCTGGACCGCTATGTCGCCCACTGA
- a CDS encoding amidohydrolase has product MTRLILSHARILGADHLVDIQVSGGTITRVVPASADDADRGRATAGAGTAAPEVVDLDGRWVLPGLWDAHTHMEQWALVRRRLDVAPATSAEHAVRLVQDALDARIAEGTDEDEPLVGFGLHWATWPEPPTADALDVVGDVPVVLLSFDLHSAWVNTAGLRRLGIEHPTGLLLEDEMLPAEQLDHPSGATLDRLVHSAAQAAAARGVVGVVDFGMDDNIGAWRRRVPHWDGLRVRAGVWYWDLDAALAEGLRTGDPLDGPAEALPGRLGGVPARAPRSARRPLVEMGSLKVISDGSLNSRTACCFDPYHGSDGPDAHGMLNVPPEELQLLMKRATDGGLTCAIHAIGDRANAHALDAFEITGARGSIEHAQLVRWSDVERFAAGGVTASVQPEHAMDDRDVAEGLWPDRTDRAFPLATLAAAGVPLALGSDAPVARLDPWFAIASAVTRSRGGREPWHPEQVLTVEQALEASTAGRGVTPREGGPADLAVLDGDMPGLGAHQDYLVQPADPSDVSEALRTMPVAGTLLDGHWTHRAL; this is encoded by the coding sequence GTGACCAGACTGATCCTCTCGCACGCCCGCATCCTGGGCGCAGACCACCTCGTCGACATCCAGGTCTCGGGCGGCACGATCACGCGGGTCGTGCCGGCTTCCGCGGACGACGCCGACCGTGGACGAGCGACGGCAGGCGCCGGCACCGCGGCGCCGGAGGTCGTGGACCTGGACGGGCGATGGGTGCTGCCGGGCCTGTGGGACGCGCACACGCACATGGAGCAGTGGGCGCTCGTGCGGCGACGGCTCGACGTCGCTCCGGCGACCTCCGCGGAGCACGCCGTGCGACTGGTCCAGGACGCGCTCGACGCACGCATCGCCGAGGGCACCGACGAGGACGAGCCGCTGGTGGGCTTCGGGCTGCACTGGGCGACCTGGCCGGAGCCGCCGACCGCGGACGCGCTCGACGTCGTCGGGGACGTGCCGGTGGTGCTGCTGTCCTTCGATCTCCACTCCGCCTGGGTGAACACGGCGGGGCTGCGGCGCCTCGGGATCGAGCATCCGACCGGGCTGCTCCTGGAGGACGAGATGCTGCCTGCCGAGCAGTTGGACCACCCGTCCGGCGCGACGCTGGACCGGCTCGTGCACAGTGCCGCCCAGGCCGCCGCGGCCCGGGGTGTGGTCGGGGTCGTCGACTTCGGCATGGACGACAACATCGGCGCGTGGCGGCGCCGCGTACCGCACTGGGACGGACTGCGCGTGCGCGCGGGGGTCTGGTACTGGGACCTCGACGCGGCGCTGGCCGAAGGGCTGCGCACCGGCGACCCGCTGGACGGGCCCGCGGAGGCACTCCCGGGCCGCCTCGGGGGCGTTCCGGCGCGCGCACCCCGGTCGGCGCGGCGCCCGCTCGTCGAGATGGGTTCGCTCAAGGTCATCAGCGACGGCTCGCTCAACTCGCGGACGGCCTGTTGCTTCGACCCGTACCACGGCTCCGACGGTCCCGACGCGCACGGCATGCTCAACGTGCCGCCCGAAGAGCTCCAACTGCTCATGAAGCGCGCCACCGACGGCGGCCTGACCTGCGCCATCCACGCGATCGGCGACCGCGCCAACGCCCACGCGCTCGACGCCTTCGAGATCACGGGGGCGCGCGGGTCGATCGAGCACGCGCAGCTCGTGCGGTGGTCCGACGTCGAACGGTTCGCGGCGGGTGGCGTGACCGCCAGCGTGCAGCCCGAGCACGCGATGGACGACCGTGACGTCGCGGAAGGCCTGTGGCCGGACCGGACGGACCGCGCGTTCCCGCTGGCGACGCTCGCCGCCGCCGGTGTGCCGCTCGCGCTCGGGTCCGACGCGCCGGTCGCCCGCCTCGACCCGTGGTTCGCGATCGCCTCCGCGGTGACCCGGTCCCGCGGCGGCCGTGAGCCCTGGCATCCCGAGCAGGTGCTCACCGTGGAGCAGGCGCTCGAGGCGTCGACCGCCGGGCGCGGGGTCACGCCCCGCGAGGGCGGGCCGGCCGACCTCGCCGTGCTGGACGGCGACATGCCGGGGCTCGGCGCGCACCAGGACTACCTGGTGCAGCCCGCCGACCCGTCCGACGTCTCCGAGGCGCTCCGCACGATGCCGGTGGCGGGCACGCTCCTCGACGGCCACTGGACGCACCGCGCGCTCTGA
- a CDS encoding ABC transporter ATP-binding protein, with translation MTEATATQEAAAESGPTPGLPADKELLLKADNLIAGYVPGVNILNGCSIEVGKGELVGIIGPNGAGKSTLLKALFGLVNVTSGTVTLEGQDITGMKANSLVARGVGFVPQTNNVFPSLTVEENMRMGVYLRPRTFDERFEFIVDLFPTLGERRGQRAGAMSGGERQMVAMARALMMNPSVLLLDEPSAGLSPVRQDEAFLRTRMINKAGVSVIMVEQNARRCLQICDRGYVLDQGKDAYTGTGQELQADPKVISLYLGTLAEDVEKGN, from the coding sequence ATGACCGAGGCGACCGCGACGCAGGAGGCGGCTGCGGAGAGCGGCCCGACGCCGGGCCTTCCGGCCGACAAGGAGCTTCTGCTCAAGGCCGACAACCTGATCGCCGGCTACGTGCCCGGCGTGAACATCCTCAACGGATGCTCGATCGAGGTCGGCAAGGGCGAGCTCGTCGGGATCATCGGCCCGAACGGCGCCGGCAAGTCCACGCTGCTCAAGGCTCTGTTCGGGCTGGTGAACGTCACCTCCGGCACCGTGACGCTGGAGGGCCAGGACATCACCGGCATGAAGGCGAACTCGCTCGTCGCGCGGGGCGTGGGGTTCGTGCCGCAGACGAACAACGTGTTCCCCTCGCTCACCGTCGAGGAGAACATGCGAATGGGTGTGTACCTGCGCCCGAGGACGTTCGACGAGCGGTTCGAGTTCATCGTCGACCTCTTCCCCACGCTGGGGGAGCGGCGCGGCCAGCGGGCGGGTGCGATGTCGGGCGGTGAGCGGCAGATGGTCGCGATGGCCCGCGCGCTCATGATGAACCCGTCCGTGCTGCTGCTCGACGAGCCGTCGGCGGGTCTGTCGCCCGTGCGGCAGGACGAGGCGTTCCTGCGCACCCGGATGATCAACAAGGCCGGCGTGTCCGTGATCATGGTCGAGCAGAACGCGCGGCGCTGCCTGCAGATCTGTGACCGGGGCTACGTGCTCGACCAGGGCAAGGACGCGTACACCGGCACCGGCCAGGAACTGCAGGCCGACCCGAAGGTGATCTCCCTCTACCTGGGGACCCTGGCGGAGGACGTCGAGAAGGGGAACTAG
- a CDS encoding DNA-directed RNA polymerase subunit alpha C-terminal domain-containing protein, whose amino-acid sequence MSEAAAPETPPTLLWTDAFPWLAGVAGLDANQPDPRWSEPIAATPEPEMPAVALEVAKLAIQHRPTSYIGSVFPRLPAELRLNNLDLPSRQRNVLRRHGLETAGDLRTVTVTELLTSWSVGPRVLEGIFTALVEESLAATMSGATAD is encoded by the coding sequence ATGAGTGAAGCAGCAGCGCCCGAGACGCCGCCCACCCTGCTGTGGACGGACGCGTTCCCCTGGCTCGCCGGCGTCGCCGGCCTCGACGCCAACCAGCCCGATCCGCGGTGGTCCGAGCCCATCGCCGCCACGCCGGAGCCCGAGATGCCCGCGGTGGCGCTGGAGGTGGCCAAGCTGGCGATCCAGCACCGGCCGACCAGCTACATCGGGTCGGTGTTTCCTCGCCTTCCCGCCGAGCTGAGACTCAACAACCTCGACCTCCCTTCCCGGCAGCGGAACGTGCTCCGGCGTCACGGCCTCGAGACGGCGGGCGATCTGCGCACCGTCACGGTCACCGAACTGCTCACCTCGTGGTCGGTGGGCCCACGGGTCCTGGAGGGGATCTTCACGGCGCTCGTGGAGGAGTCCTTGGCCGCGACGATGAGCGGTGCGACCGCGGACTGA
- a CDS encoding amino acid ABC transporter ATP-binding protein has translation MSPTDATGAGPEDPGDVLEPRGDSRPGTPLLTVRGLHKSFGDNHVLRGIDLDVRRGSVTALIGPSGSGKTTLLRSLNGLAMPDAGTITAAPSPRRARDGGAENGEARSEPPGRDRLVLDFSRKVTKQRRFALRDRSAMVFQQHNLFPHRTVVQNVIEGPVQVQRVPRAQAVERATALLDRVGLAEKRDAYPHELSGGQQQRVGIVRALALRPELLLFDEPTSALDPELVGEVLAVMKELADEGWTMVVVTHELQFARAVADEVLFLDGGVVVERGAPDRMFREPREDRTRQFLHRLLHPME, from the coding sequence ATGTCGCCCACTGACGCCACCGGTGCCGGGCCGGAAGACCCCGGAGACGTGCTGGAGCCCCGTGGCGACTCCCGGCCCGGTACGCCGCTGCTCACCGTGCGCGGCCTGCACAAGTCGTTCGGGGACAACCACGTGCTGCGGGGCATCGACCTCGACGTGCGCCGAGGCAGCGTCACGGCGCTGATCGGACCGTCGGGCTCCGGCAAGACGACGCTGCTGCGCTCGCTCAACGGCCTGGCCATGCCCGACGCCGGGACCATCACCGCCGCACCTTCCCCGCGGCGGGCCCGGGACGGCGGAGCGGAGAACGGGGAGGCCCGGTCGGAACCCCCTGGACGCGACCGGCTGGTGCTGGACTTCTCCCGGAAGGTCACCAAGCAGCGGCGGTTCGCTCTCCGCGACCGCTCGGCGATGGTGTTCCAGCAGCACAACTTGTTCCCGCACCGCACCGTGGTGCAGAACGTCATCGAGGGGCCGGTGCAGGTGCAGCGTGTGCCCCGGGCCCAGGCCGTCGAACGCGCGACGGCGCTGCTGGACCGCGTCGGGCTGGCCGAGAAGCGGGACGCCTACCCCCACGAGCTGTCCGGCGGACAGCAGCAGCGGGTCGGTATCGTCCGCGCTCTGGCGTTGCGGCCCGAGCTGCTGCTGTTCGACGAGCCGACGTCGGCCCTCGACCCCGAACTCGTCGGTGAGGTGCTGGCGGTGATGAAGGAGCTCGCGGACGAGGGCTGGACCATGGTGGTGGTCACCCACGAGCTGCAGTTCGCCCGGGCGGTGGCGGACGAGGTGCTGTTCCTCGACGGCGGCGTGGTCGTCGAGCGCGGGGCCCCGGACCGGATGTTCCGGGAGCCGCGTGAGGACCGCACCCGGCAGTTCCTGCACCGCCTGCTGCACCCGATGGAGTGA
- a CDS encoding Gfo/Idh/MocA family protein, producing MTHLRWGILATGGIAHAFTSDLRANGFTVQAVGSRSADKARAFADEFGIPHAHGSYEDLVADPEVDIVYVATPHPMHAVDAALVLNAGKHVLVEKPFTLNRREAESIADLAESKGLLAMEAMWTRYLPHMARIREILAAGTLGEVRTVIADHCQDLPDDLTHRINALELGGGSLLDLGIYPISFAWDVLGEPLTIQSHATFKETGADATIATIFGYDGGRLATTISASDTRGPVTASILGTDGRIEIDPWWFTPTSFRVYDVDGTVTEEFSSDGTVTGRGMHFQALEAERLIAEGRTDGEILPLAETVAIMGTLDEIRAQIGLTYPGETPN from the coding sequence ATGACACACCTGCGTTGGGGCATTCTCGCCACGGGCGGTATCGCCCACGCCTTCACCAGTGACCTCCGGGCCAACGGCTTCACCGTGCAGGCCGTGGGCTCGCGTTCCGCGGACAAGGCGCGGGCCTTCGCCGACGAGTTCGGTATCCCGCACGCACACGGTTCGTACGAGGACCTCGTGGCGGATCCCGAGGTCGACATCGTCTACGTCGCCACCCCGCACCCCATGCACGCCGTCGACGCGGCGCTGGTCCTCAACGCCGGCAAGCACGTGCTGGTGGAGAAGCCGTTCACGCTGAACCGCCGCGAGGCGGAGAGCATCGCCGACCTCGCCGAGTCGAAGGGCCTCCTCGCGATGGAGGCGATGTGGACGCGCTACCTGCCGCACATGGCGCGCATCCGGGAGATCCTCGCCGCGGGCACGCTCGGCGAGGTCCGCACCGTGATCGCCGACCACTGCCAGGACCTGCCCGACGACCTCACGCACCGCATCAACGCGCTGGAGCTCGGCGGCGGATCGCTGCTCGACCTGGGGATCTACCCGATCTCGTTCGCCTGGGACGTGCTGGGCGAGCCGCTGACGATCCAGTCGCACGCCACCTTCAAGGAGACCGGCGCGGACGCCACCATCGCGACGATCTTCGGGTACGACGGCGGCAGGCTGGCCACCACCATCTCGGCGTCGGACACGCGGGGGCCGGTCACGGCGTCGATCCTCGGGACCGACGGGCGGATCGAGATCGACCCGTGGTGGTTCACGCCGACGTCGTTCCGGGTGTACGACGTCGACGGCACGGTGACCGAGGAGTTCAGCAGCGACGGCACCGTGACCGGCCGCGGCATGCACTTCCAGGCGCTGGAGGCGGAGCGTCTGATCGCCGAGGGCCGGACGGACGGCGAGATCCTCCCGCTCGCGGAGACGGTGGCGATCATGGGCACTCTCGACGAGATCCGCGCCCAGATCGGTCTCACCTACCCCGGCGAGACCCCGAACTGA